A genomic stretch from Ureibacillus composti includes:
- a CDS encoding helix-turn-helix domain-containing protein, producing the protein MTELGSRLKEARLSKGYSLDDLQEITKIQKRYLIGIEEGNYSIMPGTFYVRAFIKQYADAVGLDADEILEEFRKDLPAQQATEEVAQSFTQSPTRRKLQRSSSSKMMESAPKFIVALFIIVIIVAIWFLYQQKVSNNVPDEVKEGNSEVEIEQKTPPTGEDTTPPADTTEPKEETPVEEPEEEEPVQELSAGAIQPDGVTTNYELSGTDKMNIRVEVTGDTWVGIRNEAGAEQVTAQTYSAGAVVEHDSTANGYARIRLGNALNAKVFVNDVELPYAQNITTQNIVIILQEEEQ; encoded by the coding sequence GTGACAGAACTCGGCTCGCGCCTGAAAGAAGCGAGATTATCGAAAGGGTATAGTTTAGACGATCTTCAAGAAATTACGAAGATCCAAAAACGATATTTAATCGGAATCGAAGAAGGCAATTACTCCATTATGCCAGGCACATTTTATGTTCGTGCATTTATTAAACAATACGCAGATGCGGTTGGCTTAGATGCAGATGAAATCCTAGAGGAATTTAGGAAGGATCTACCTGCACAACAAGCAACAGAAGAAGTAGCACAATCCTTTACACAAAGTCCAACACGACGTAAACTTCAACGATCTTCCTCAAGTAAAATGATGGAATCTGCTCCAAAATTTATTGTTGCACTCTTTATTATCGTTATTATCGTCGCAATTTGGTTCTTATATCAGCAAAAAGTGTCCAATAACGTACCAGATGAAGTAAAAGAAGGCAATTCGGAAGTTGAAATCGAACAAAAAACACCGCCAACAGGTGAAGACACAACTCCACCTGCTGATACAACAGAGCCAAAAGAAGAGACTCCTGTTGAAGAACCCGAGGAAGAAGAGCCAGTTCAAGAATTATCAGCTGGGGCCATTCAACCAGACGGTGTCACAACTAACTATGAACTTTCAGGTACAGACAAAATGAATATCCGTGTAGAAGTAACTGGCGATACTTGGGTTGGAATCCGTAATGAAGCGGGTGCAGAACAAGTAACAGCACAAACTTATTCAGCTGGTGCAGTCGTTGAACACGATTCAACTGCAAACGGCTATGCACGTATTCGTTTAGGAAATGCCTTAAATGCCAAAGTATTTGTAAACGATGTAGAACTTCCATATGCTCAAAATATTACAACACAAAATATCGTAATTATTTTACAAGAAGAGGAACAATAG
- the pgsA gene encoding CDP-diacylglycerol--glycerol-3-phosphate 3-phosphatidyltransferase — MNLPNKITVSRILLIPIFVIVMVIDFGWGNMTFLGAEMPVEHFVGALIFIIASTTDWIDGHFARKYNLVTTLGKFLDPLADKLLTAAAFIILVELGMAPAWVIIAILSREFAVTGLRSILADKGTVVAASNLGKIKTWTQIVAISALLLHNIIFINFGLPFDDIMLYIALFFTMWSGWDYFYLNRHALLESK; from the coding sequence ATGAATTTACCAAACAAAATAACCGTCTCCCGGATTCTATTAATTCCTATTTTCGTCATCGTGATGGTCATCGATTTTGGATGGGGCAATATGACGTTTTTAGGTGCCGAAATGCCTGTTGAACATTTCGTAGGTGCACTCATTTTCATCATCGCTTCCACAACAGACTGGATCGATGGGCACTTTGCGCGAAAATACAACCTTGTCACAACATTAGGGAAGTTTTTAGATCCTTTAGCAGATAAATTACTAACAGCAGCTGCGTTTATCATCTTAGTTGAACTAGGAATGGCACCAGCTTGGGTCATTATTGCGATTCTTAGCCGTGAATTCGCCGTAACTGGATTACGTTCAATTTTAGCCGATAAAGGAACGGTTGTCGCAGCAAGTAATTTAGGAAAAATCAAAACATGGACTCAAATCGTAGCCATTTCAGCACTTTTACTTCACAACATTATTTTTATTAACTTCGGCTTACCATTTGACGACATCATGCTTTATATCGCATTATTCTTTACTATGTGGTCTGGATGGGATTATTTCTATCTAAATCGTCATGCATTATTAGAATCAAAATAA
- a CDS encoding DUF3388 domain-containing protein, which yields MAEWYFEYEIQVNRPGLLGDIASLLGMLRVNIVTINGVDEGKRGLLLKANKDESIERFYSIVSTMDNIKVTKFRQPKLRDRLAVRHGHYIEKDADEKNTFRFVRDELGVLVDFMAELFKKEGNRLIGIRGMPRVGKTESIVAASVCANKKWIFLSSTMIKQTVRNRLHGDEFSDNNVFILDGVVTRKSNDEGHQQLVREIMKMPTVKVIEHPDMFVQHSEYKIEDFDYIIELRHHPDEEITYEILEKNDMMSQSDPFGGFGGFNF from the coding sequence ATGGCTGAATGGTATTTTGAATATGAGATTCAAGTAAATCGCCCAGGATTGTTGGGAGATATTGCATCACTCTTAGGTATGTTACGCGTAAATATTGTAACGATCAATGGGGTGGATGAAGGTAAGCGTGGATTGTTATTAAAAGCCAATAAAGATGAATCGATTGAGCGTTTCTATTCAATTGTATCCACGATGGATAATATTAAAGTAACGAAATTTCGACAGCCAAAATTACGTGACCGCTTAGCCGTGAGACACGGGCATTATATTGAAAAAGATGCTGACGAGAAAAACACATTCCGCTTTGTACGTGATGAACTTGGGGTCCTCGTTGATTTTATGGCTGAACTCTTTAAAAAAGAAGGCAATCGTTTGATTGGTATTCGAGGAATGCCTCGCGTAGGGAAAACCGAATCCATTGTGGCGGCAAGTGTTTGTGCCAATAAAAAGTGGATTTTCTTATCATCAACAATGATTAAACAAACGGTTCGTAATAGATTGCATGGAGATGAATTTAGCGATAATAACGTCTTTATTTTGGATGGCGTTGTGACGCGAAAATCAAATGACGAAGGGCATCAACAACTCGTACGAGAAATCATGAAGATGCCGACTGTGAAAGTCATAGAGCACCCAGATATGTTTGTTCAACATTCGGAATATAAAATTGAAGATTTCGATTATATAATTGAACTTCGTCATCATCCAGATGAAGAAATTACGTATGAAATTTTGGAGAAAAACGATATGATGTCTCAATCTGATCCATTTGGTGGCTTTGGAGGATTTAATTTTTAA
- a CDS encoding competence/damage-inducible protein A: MNAEIIAVGSELLLGQIANTNAKFMSNQLSELGINVYYHTVVGDNAGRLKNAIEIAESRANLIIFSGGLGPTKDDLTKETIAKHLGVNLAFDDEALVYIEEFFTRQGRTMTENNKKQALILEGSEVLKNHHGMAPGMLFEKDNRTYILLPGPPKEIEPMFQFEVKPKLAARLNDGGVIVSHVLRFYGIGEAELEVKVQDILDQQTNPTVAPLASDGEVTLRITAKAESEEEAWKLINAKKLEIQAIVGEFQYGVDDDSLASKTVEMLLHHGLTISAAESLTAGLFQSELAEIPGVSGTLVGGFVTYTPEAKIAQLGIDKALLDEFGIVSSECAAAMAKNVREKMGTDIGVGLTGAAGPEPHDGQPAGTIWIGICIGDSEPYTRKLQLTGMRNTNRLRAVKLACSHLVRLLAEKGYERV; encoded by the coding sequence ATGAACGCAGAGATTATCGCGGTAGGATCAGAATTATTACTAGGGCAAATTGCCAACACAAATGCAAAGTTTATGTCAAATCAATTATCAGAGCTTGGCATCAACGTGTATTACCACACGGTTGTAGGAGACAATGCAGGTCGCTTAAAAAACGCGATTGAAATTGCCGAATCACGTGCTAATCTAATCATTTTTAGCGGAGGCCTAGGCCCAACAAAAGACGATTTAACAAAAGAAACGATTGCCAAACACCTTGGCGTGAATTTAGCATTCGACGATGAAGCACTCGTTTATATAGAAGAATTCTTCACAAGACAAGGCCGTACGATGACGGAAAACAACAAGAAGCAAGCGCTGATTTTAGAAGGTAGCGAAGTACTGAAAAATCATCACGGGATGGCGCCTGGTATGCTGTTTGAAAAGGACAACCGTACATACATTTTACTACCAGGTCCTCCAAAAGAAATTGAGCCAATGTTCCAATTCGAAGTAAAGCCAAAGCTCGCAGCTCGTTTAAATGACGGCGGCGTGATCGTATCTCACGTTCTACGTTTCTATGGAATCGGGGAAGCTGAACTAGAAGTCAAAGTGCAAGATATATTGGATCAACAAACGAACCCAACTGTTGCGCCTTTAGCGTCTGATGGGGAAGTGACATTACGCATCACGGCAAAAGCTGAATCAGAAGAGGAAGCTTGGAAGTTAATTAATGCGAAAAAGTTAGAAATCCAAGCAATCGTCGGCGAGTTCCAATACGGCGTGGACGACGATTCTCTTGCATCGAAAACAGTAGAAATGCTGTTACATCACGGGCTTACAATTTCAGCTGCAGAAAGCTTAACAGCCGGCCTGTTCCAATCTGAATTAGCTGAAATCCCGGGGGTGAGTGGTACATTAGTCGGCGGCTTCGTAACCTATACACCGGAAGCGAAAATCGCGCAACTTGGCATCGACAAAGCTTTATTGGATGAATTCGGTATTGTTAGTAGCGAATGCGCGGCTGCCATGGCCAAAAACGTTCGTGAAAAAATGGGCACGGATATCGGAGTTGGTTTAACTGGTGCTGCGGGTCCTGAACCTCATGACGGCCAACCAGCCGGAACGATTTGGATCGGGATCTGTATCGGCGATTCCGAACCCTACACACGCAAACTCCAACTAACAGGCATGCGCAACACAAACCGATTACGCGCGGTAAAATTAGCCTGTAGCCATTTGGTGCGCTTGTTGGCGGAGAAGGGGTATGAGAGGGTTTAG